Proteins encoded by one window of Vigna radiata var. radiata cultivar VC1973A chromosome 5, Vradiata_ver6, whole genome shotgun sequence:
- the LOC106759798 gene encoding probable serine/threonine-protein kinase PIX13: MGNCFRKTDHGNNEIRTINKLPPGRSEKKETMEGRKEEDLRKLINYTLDDLKSATRNFRPDTVLGEGGFGRVFKGWIDSNTFKPSRVGVGIPVAVKKSNPDSLQGMQEWMSEVQFLGRLSHPNLVKLIGYCWEDNQFLLVYEYMQKGSLESHLFRKGPEPLSWDIRLKIAIGAARGLAFLHTSEKTVIYRDFKSSNILLDGDFNAKLSDFGLAKLGPANGKSHVTTRIMGTYGYAAPEYMATGHLYVKSDVYGFGVVLLELLTGRAALDTTLPTDMQNLVQCSMSSLNDKKRLQKIMDPKLDYQYSPRAAFHIAQVIIKCLESDHRKRPSMVDVLATLEKAQSMKYRPKGNKASAIRQTSDVHHPNYPRSSPSPLHYKNND, encoded by the exons ATGGGAAACTGTTTTCGAAAGACAGATCATGGTAACAACGAAATTCGAACCATCAATAAACTTCCCCCAG GGAGATCAGAGAAGAAGGAAACGATGgaaggaagaaaggaagaggaTTTGAGGAAACTCATAAATTACACGTTGGATGATTTGAAAAGTGCGACAAGAAACTTCAGACCAGACACGGTCCTAGGTGAAGGTGGTTTTGGACGTGTTTTCAAAGGGTGGATTGATAGCAACACGTTCAAACCTTCGAGAGTTGGAGTTGGAATCCCCGTTGCGGTGAAGAAATCTAACCCCGATAGCCTTCAGGGTATGCAAGAATGGATG AGTGAAGTGCAATTTTTGGGGAGGCTCTCTCATCCAAACCTAGTTAAACTAATTGGCTACTGCTGGGAGGATAATCAATTCCTGCTGGTGTACGAATACATGCAAAAGGGAAGTCTTGAAAGCCACCTGTTCAGAA AAGGTCCAGAACCACTTTCATGGGATATAAGGCTGAAGATAGCCATAGGAGCTGCCAGAGGCCTAGCTTTCTTGCACACATCAGAGAAAACTGTCATATATAGAGACTTCAAGTCCTCAAACATTTTGCTAGATGGG GATTTCAATGCAAAGCTATCAGATTTCGGGCTGGCAAAACTTGGCCCCGCCAATGGTAAATCCCACGTAACCACACGGATCATGGGCACCTATGGTTACGCTGCACCTGAATACATGGCCACAG GGCACCTGTATGTTAAAAGCGATGTGTACGGATTCGGCGTTGTTCTGCTAGAATTGCTAACGGGCAGAGCAGCTCTGGACACAACCCTACCCACAGATATGCAGAATTTAGTGCAGTGCAGTATGTCATCTCTGAATGACAAAAAGAGACTGCAAAAGATAATGGACCCAAAATTGGACTACCAATATTCACCAAGGGCAGCGTTTCACATAGCCCAAGTTATCATCAAATGTTTAGAATCTGATCACAGAAAACGACCCTCCATGGTGGATGTTTTGGCAACATTAGAAAAAGCACAAAGTATGAAGTACAGACCCAAAGGGAACAAAGCCTCCGCAATTCGTCAAACATCAGACGTGCATCACCCGAATTACCCACGTTCTTCACCGTCACCGCTTCACTACAAAAACAACGATTAG
- the LOC106762292 gene encoding probable serine/threonine-protein kinase PBL21, with product MSCFSCFVSRRKDVRRVEIDNGTRSATAASSEGERKRESSEAKGKSVSSGKGSTAAASFGFRELAAATRGFKEVNLIGEGGFGRVYKGRLSTGELVAVKQLSHDGRQGFQEFVTEVLMLSLLHHSNLVKLIGYCTDGDQRLLVYEYMPMGSLEDHLFDPTQDKEPLSWSSRMKIAVGAARGLEYLHCKADPPVIYRDLKSANILLDNEFNPKLSDFGLAKLGPVGDNTHVSTRVMGTYGYCAPEYAMSGKLTLKSDIYSFGVVLLELITGRRAIDTSRKPGEQNLVSWSRPYFSDRRKFVHMVDPLLQGNFPLRCLHQAIAITAMCLQEQPKFRPLIGDIVVALEYLASQSITEVHRHGGRSSPQQPSSEMDRN from the exons ATGAGTTGTTTTTCGTGCTTTGTTTCTCGCCGGAAAGATGTGAGGAGGGTTGAAATTGACAATGGCACTCGATCTGCTACTGCTGCTTCCTCGG AGGGTGAAAGGAAGAGAGAATCGTCAGAGGCAAAGGGGAAGAGTGTGAGTAGTGGTAAAGGAAGTACCGCAGCGGCTAGTTTTGGTTTCCGCGAACTCGCTGCGGCGACGAGGGGTTTCAAGGAAGTGAACTTAATTGGGGAAGGTGGTTTTGGAAGGGTTTACAAAGGTCGACTTTCAACGGGCGAG CTTGTTGCCGTGAAACAATTGAGCCATGATGGTCGACAAGGTTTTCAGGAATTCGTGACAGAGGTTCTTATGTTGAGCTTGCTGCACCATTCTAATCTTGTGAAGTTAATTGGCTACTGCACGGATGGAGATCAGAGGCTTTTGGTTTATGAGTACATGCCCATGGGTTCACTGGAAGATCATCTTTTTG ATCCGACCCAAGACAAAGAACCTCTAAGTTGGAGTTCTCGAATGAAGATTGCTGTCGGAGCTGCTCGTGGCCTCGAGTATCTCCATTGTAAAGCAGATCCACCTGTTATTTACAGAGACTTGAAATCTGCTAACATCTTGTTAGATAATGAATTCAATCCAAAACTATCAGATTTTGGGCTTGCTAAACTTGGACCTGTTGGAGACAATACCCATGTTTCAACCAGAGTGATGGGAACATATGGCTACTGTGCACCTGAGTATGCCATGAGCGGCAAATTAACTCTTAAATCTGATATCTACAGCTTTGGTGTGGTTTTGTTGGAGTTGATCACTGGACGTAGAGCAATAGATACCAGTAGAAAGCCAGGAGAGCAAAACTTGGTTTCGTGG TCTCGTCCATATTTTAGTGACCGGAGAAAGTTTGTGCATATGGTTGACCCTCTTTTACAAGGCAACTTCCCCTTGCGGTGTTTGCATCAGGCAATTGCTATAACTGCCATGTGTCTCCAGGAGCAACCAAAATTCCGTCCACTTATTGGTGATATTGTAGTTGCACTGGAATACCTAGCTTCTCAGAGTATTACTGAAGTGCATAGACATGGTGGGCGCAGCTCACCGCAACAACCATCTTCGGAAATGGACAGAAATTAA
- the LOC106760487 gene encoding LOW QUALITY PROTEIN: glycosyltransferase family 92 protein RCOM_0530710 (The sequence of the model RefSeq protein was modified relative to this genomic sequence to represent the inferred CDS: deleted 1 base in 1 codon) gives MRRRPRTTFIVSILSIITFASFSLYFSRNAISTWQPYSDIPKANLKAFKNAFLLNTTANSNNKNVVESNNVSQLTRQTRRVSSVKDSLSTVSVLIPDWEILVIVVVSTPFSSSHQYHCLFPNKARSLARFSGVLPYTNRPTFKCDMPESVRRHRMFSQPTLVTGTSETELLKPMPQLMKWNFLVFESFSTENDVVVFAKGVNHRNGYDRSPGELRCVFDFGNGVRTAVTSSVQEVFRCPHPDFEPILDSYYGLPQRIGISLEIVAENTVVPSVAYYIPSSKPKLDACTRRLGEAQPKYVLCACTMVHNVAKFLREWVMYHSKVGVDNFILYDNGSDDDLYSLIRELRQEGYNISTVFWIWPKTQEAGFSHSVVYSKSKALCKWIMYVDVDEFVFSPSWGHESNPSLKSLLPHKQPLEEGTRNKVGQVSMKCLEFGPSGQRRHPEEGVTQGYTCRMRAEQRHKSMVMVDAVDPSLRNVIHHFYVNEKEGFVSKQVSLEEGLVNHYKYQAWDEFKNKFRRRVSAYVVDWKQELNPTSKDRTPGLGFKPIEPEDWTQRFCEVTDLRLKFLTRKWFRLLTPNGYRMAWQNR, from the exons ATGCGGCGGAGACCCCGCACCACCTTCATTGTCTCCATACTCTCCATTATCACCTTCGCTTCGTTCTCTCTTTATTTCTCTCGCAATGCCATTTCCACTTGGCAACCTTACTCCGACATCCCAAAAGCAAATTTAAAAGCCTTCAAAAATGCATTCCTTCTTAACACCACCGCCAACAGCAACAACAAGAATGTCGTCGAGAGTAACAACGTTAGCCAACTCACCCGCCAAACACGTCGTGTATCCTCTGTCAAGGACTCCTTATCCACCGTCTCCGTTCTCATCCCCGATTGGGAGATTCTCGTCATCGTTGTCGTAAGCACGCCTTTCTCCTCCTCCCACCAATATCATTGCCTCTTCCCCAACAAGGCCAGGTCTTTGGCCAGATTCTCCGGCGTCTTACCTTACACCAATCGCCCCACCTTCAAGTGCGACATGCCGGAATCCGTCCGGCGACATCGCATGTTCTCCCAGCCGACGCTTGTGACGGGAACATCAGAGACGGAGTTGCTGAAACCAATGCCTCAACTCATGAAGTGGAACTTTCTCGTGTTCGAGTCTTTCTCCACGGAAAATGATGTTGTTGTTTTCGCCAAAGGGGTTAACCATCGCAATGGATACGACAGGTCTCCGGGGGAACTCCGCTGCGTTTTTGACTTTGGAAATGGAGTTCGTACCGCCGTCACGAGCTCCGTCCAAGAAGTGTTTCGTTGCCCCCACCCAGACTTTGAGCCGATTTTAGATTCTTATTATGGGTTGCCCCAGAGAATCGGAATCTCCCTTGAGATCGTTGCGGAAAATACCGTTGTCCCTTCGGTGGCGTATTACATTCCTAGCTCTAAGCCCAAGCTCGACGCCTGCACAAGGAGACTCGGTG AGGCACAACCCAAATATGTCTTATGTGCCTGCACCATGGTTCACAACGTGGCAAAATTCTTACGAGAATGGGTTATGTATCATTCGAAAGTTGGTGTGgataatttcatcttatacGACAATGGAAGCGATGATGATTTGTACAGTTTGATCAGGGAGCTCCGACAAGAAGGGTACAACATTAGCACTGTGTTTTGGATCTGGCCAAAGACTCAAGAAGCCGGGTTTTCCCACAGTGTCGTGTACTCCAAATCAAAGGCACTGTGTAAATGGATTATGTACGTGGATGTTGACGAGTTCGTGTTTTCTCCCTCTTGGGGACATGAAAGCAACCCTTCGTTAAAATCATTGCTACCACACAAACAGCCATTAGAAGAAGGAACAAGGAACAAGGTGGGACAAGTGTCGATGAAATGTTTGGAATTTGGGCCTTCGGGTCAACGAAGACACCCAGAGGAAGGTGTGACGCAGGGGTACACGTGTCGGATGAGGGCGGAGCAGAGGCACAAATCAATGGTGATGGTGGATGCGGTGGACCCCAGTTTGAGGAACGTGATACACCATTTTTATGTGAACGAAAAGGAAGGGTTCGTGTCGAAGCAGGTTAGCTTGGAAGAGGGTTTGGTGAATCACTACAAGTATCAAGCATGGGATGAGTTCAAGAACAAGTTCCGAAGGAGGGTTTCTGCTTATGTTGTCGATTGGAAACAAGAGTTGAACCCAACCTCAAAGGATAGAACTCCTGGGTTGGGATTCAAACCCATAGAACCCGAAGATTGGACACAAAGATTCTGTGAAGTTACAGACCTGAGGTTGAAGTTCTTGACCCGAAAATGGTTCCGGTTGCTCACGCCCAACGGCTACAGAATGGCATGGCAAAACCGATGA
- the LOC106759765 gene encoding uncharacterized protein LOC106759765 — MGEVSETMTKKKKKGRPSLLDLQKRSLKKEQQQNHHNNHRQNNPNSTNSHSKNTNVATHDDDDDERKEKKHKLLVGLNSHLHNPTLFPNSQPFNSDPKRRKIDPLHNHQTDGKVPKATDSKHGSQGESGPTTPLPDKKLLLFILDRLQKKDTHGVFSEPVDPEELPDYHDIIKHPMDFGTVRKKLDGGLYTDLEQFEKDVFLICSNAMQYNSSDTIYHRQARAMQDIARKDFENLRQDSDDSEPQPKVVQRGRPPGKPSRKSLGMPPAERVGPESSSDATLASGGDIASGSNGYNLRKGPSKFQPTDSIARPYNNTFNSGGYTGWSEWENEFPASVVKAVLRYGKKQFVVDETRRDSYKLPVTSGNEGPLLTTVEDEVKQLLAVGIHMKHSYARSLAHFASDLGPVVWKIAASKISSVLPTGHEFGPGWVSENDEPQKQHFPVCDEGRTSDPPVVEDCKSRFSSPSGSLPLANRSCMQSADMVINNYQKELNSAINIAGGSESITPVKIQQESMPHPDDFGSHDWLGSNFSPQMKMVRLADLTGSPGAGVAPQMDPISGRIAQTNTNPSLLGQYGSKSSQLESGNLLARESGFEPRSWSQGIAGKSSWQGLEVPTKQKSFALSNDLNGRIGTTNSPSSSNVEAGSQLQPNLALQL, encoded by the exons ATGGGCGAGGTATCTGAAACgatgacgaagaagaagaagaagggacgCCCATCTCTTTTGGATCTTCAAAAGCGATCTCTCAAGAAGGAACAGCAACAGaaccaccacaacaaccaccgACAAAACAACCCCAATTCCACAAATTCACACTCAAAAAACACCAACGTTGCTACCCACGATGACGACGACGAcgagagaaaggagaagaagcACAAGCTCCTCGTCGGGCTCAATTCCCATCTCCACAACCCGACATTATTCCCCAATTCCCAGCCATTCAATTCCGATCCCAAGAGGCGCAAGATTGACCCTCTCCACAACCACCAAACG GATGGGAAGGTTCCGAAAGCGACTGACAGTAAACATG GTTCGCAGGGGGAGTCCGGTCCCACTACACCTTTGCCAGACAAAAAGCTCTTGCTGTTTATCCTTGACAGGCTTCAAAA AAAGGACACACACGGGGTGTTCTCCGAGCCTGTGGATCCTGAAGAG CTTCCTGATTATCATGACATCATTAAGCACCCGATGGATTTTGGAACTGTGAGAAAGAAATTAGATGGGGGACTTTATACCGACTTGGAACAATTTGAG AAAGATGTGTTCTTGATTTGCTCTAATGCAATGCAATATAATTCATCGGATACCATTTACCATCGACAG GCCCGAGCAATGCAAGATATAGCAAGGAAGGACTTTGAGAATCTTAGACAAGATAGTGATGATAGTGAACCGCAGCCCAAAGTTGTGCAGAGAGGAAGGCCACCAGGCAAGCCCTCAAGAAAGTCACTAGGTATGCCTCCAGCTGAGCGCGTCGGACCTGAATCTTCTTCTGATGCAACTCTTGCTTCTGGCGGGGATATTGCTAGTGGCTCCAACGGTTATAATCTCAGGAAAGGACCAAGCAAATTTCAGCCTACAGATTCAATTGCTAGGCCCTACAACAACACTTTTAACAGTGGAGGGTATACTGGTTGGTCTGAATGGGAGAATGAATTTCCAG CTTCTGTTGTAAAAGCTGTGTTAAGATATGGAAAGAAGCAGTTTGTAGTTGATGAGACCAGGCGCGATTCTTACAAATTACCAGTGACTTCAGGAAATGAAGGACCGCTGTTGACCACAGTTGAAGATGAAGTCAAACAACTTCTTGCT GTAGGTATACACATGAAGCATAGTTATGCAAGAAGTCTAGCCCATTTTGCTTCAGATCTTGGTCCCGTTGTTTGGAAGATTGCTGCAAGTAAAATCAGCAGTGTTTTGCCTACAGGACATGAATTTGGTCCTGGATGGGTAAGTGAAAATGACGAGCCACAGAAACAGCACTTCCCAGTTTGTGACGAGGGTAGAACTTCAGACCCTCCCGTAGTAGAGGATTGTAAAAGTAGATTTTCTTCTCCATCTGGATCACTTCCCCTTGCAAATAGATCCTGCATGCAAAGTGCTGACATGgttataaataattatcaaaaagaATTGAATTCGGCAATCAACATTGCTGGTGGATCTGAGTCCATAACTCCTGTGAAGATTCAGCAGGAATCCATGCCGCACCCTGATGATTTTGGTTCACATGATTGGTTAGGTTCTAATTTTTCACCACAAATGAAGATGGTAAGACTTGCTGACCTAACTGGGTCACCGGGTGCTGGGGTTGCTCCTCAAATGGATCCCATAAGCGGCCGCATTGCGCAGACAAATACTAATCCTTCTCTTTTGGGACAGTACGGGAGCAAATCAAGTCAATTAGAATCCGGTAATTTATTGGCCCGGGAATCTGGGTTTGAGCCACGAAGTTGGTCTCAAGGAATTGCTGGAAAATCATCTTGGCAGGGTTTGGAAGTTCCCACTAAACAGAAGTCTTTTGCACTTTCTAATGACTTGAATGGAAGGATTGGAACTACAAATTCACCCAGTAGTTCCAATGTGGAGGCTGGTTCTCAGTTGCAGCCTAATTTGGCATTACAGCTCTga
- the LOC106759819 gene encoding protein HIRA-like, with amino-acid sequence MIAEKPSWVRHEGMQIFSIDVQPGGLRFATGGGDHKVRIWNMKSVSTDIENDAFSQRLLATLRDHFGSVNCVRWAKHGRFVASGSDDQAILIHERKPGSGTTEFGSGEPPDIQNWKVAMTLRGHTGDVVMLLLLFFNLVLCKK; translated from the exons ATGATAGCCGAGAAACCTAGTTGGGTTAGGCATGAAGGTATGCAAATTTTCTCCATTGATGTTCAACCCGGAGGGCTTAGGTTTGCTACCGGTGGTGGTGACCACAAG GTTCGAATATGGAATATGAAGTCTGTTAGTACTGACATAGAAAATGATGCCTTTTCTCAAAGGCTTCTTGCAACCCTGCGGGATCACTTTGGATCCGTCAACTGTGTTAGGTGGGCAAAACATGGAAGGTTTGTTGCATCAGGGTCCGATGATCAGGCTATATTAATTCATGAGAGAAAACCTGGTTCAGGAACCACTGAATTTGGCAGTGGAGAGCCCCCAGATATTCAAAACTGGAAAGTTGCAATGACTTTGAGAGGGCACACTGGAGATGTGGTAATgctattgcttttatttttcaatctcgTCCTCTGcaaaaaatag